TTAGCTTCGATGCTACTATCCGTCATACTCGGTGCATTATTAGGAGCTATCTCTGGTTTTTATCGTGGTATTGTAGATCATATTATTATGCGTATTGCAGACGTGTTAATGTCTATTCCGGGATTACCATTACTTATCATTATGGGTGCTATCTTATCAGAATGGAAACTTCCATCTGAATATCGACTTTATGTTGTTATGATCATGTTAAGTTTGATTGGATGGCCGGGACTTGCACGTCTGGTACGAGGACAAATTTTAACACTTCGAGAACAATCATTTATGCAAGCTGCTGATGTATTAGGATTAAAGGATTACCGGAAGATTGTACATCATTTAATTCCGAATGTATTCCCTTTATTAATTGTTGTGGCAACGTTAGGTGTAGCGGGAGCTATTTTAAGTGAATCAGCATTAAGTTATTTAGGTCTTGGGGTTGTTCCACCTACGCCATCATGGGGAAATATGATTAGTGCAGCAAACTCATTAATTGATTTCCAAAAACGTCCATGGTTATGGATACCGCCTGGTTTTGCGATTTTTATAACAGTTGTATCAATTAACTTACTTGGTGATGCACTTCGTGATGCATTAGATCCAAAAATGAAGCGGTAGGTGAGGAATCATGAGTAAAGCAGTAATAGAACTAAAAGATTTACAAACACACTTTCATACGGAAGAAGGTACAGTAAAAGCTGTGAATCATGTTAGCTTTTCTGTACGAGAAGGTGAAACAGTTTGTGTAGTGGGAGAATCAGGTTGTGGGAAAAGTGTAACGGCTTTATCTATTATGGGACTTATTGCGGAATCTGGCGGCATTGTTGGTGGTGATATTCTTTATGAAGGCCAAAGTCTTTTGGGGATGAAAGAGAAAGAACTCCGAAGTTTAAGAGGAAATGATATCGCGATGATTTTTCAAGAACCAATGACATCTCTTAACCCAGTTTTTACTGTTGGAGAACAAATTGTTGAGACGTTAAGAGAGCATGAGCTCCTTAGTAAAAGTGAAGCATATAAAAAAGCTATTGAATTAATTCGTAAGGTTGGTATTGCACGTTCTGATGAAATTGTTCATTCGTATCCCCATGAGCTAAGCGGTGGGATGTTGCAACGGATCATGATTGCGATTGCACTGAGTTGTAACCCTAAATTACTAATTGCTGATGAGCCCACAACAGCACTAGATGTTACAATTCAGGCACAAATACTAGATTTATTAAGACAGGTAAAAGAAGAATTTAAAACATCTATTTTATTAATTACACATGATTTAGGTGTTGTAGCAGAAATGGCAGATTATGTTGTTGTAATGTATGGTGGCAAAGTCATTGAAGAAGCACCTGTACTGGAGCTATTCCAAAATCCTAAACACCCATATACAAAAGGATTATTAAAATCAAAGCCGGTAATGGGGAAACGAACAGATAAACTTTATTCGATTCCGGGGCAAGTTCCAAACTTAGTTGGTTTAGATGAATTTTGCTACTTTAGCGGTCGCTGTGAACGTTGCATGGATATATGTAAGAATGAGGCGCCAGGCCTTGGAGTGCATGAAGATCATCATAAAGTAGCTTGCTGGTTATATGAGGAGCGTGCAGAGCAATGAGTGAACCTTTATTAGAAGTGAAGAATTTAAAAACGCATTTTCCGATTAAGGGCGGCGTATTTGGTAGAACGATTGGGCATGTAAAAGCAGTAGACGGAGTAAGCTTTACGATTAATAAAGGTGAAGTGTTTGGTCTAGTAGGTGAATCTGGAAGTGGAAAAACGACAATTGGTAAAACTATTCTTCGTCTCGTTCAAAAAACAGAAGGTGAAGTGAAATTTAAAGGGCAAGATGTTCATACGTTATCGAAAGAGGAATTACGAAAGTATCGTCCTAATATGCAACTTGTATTCCAAGACCCGTTTAGTTCATTGAATCCACGGATGAGAATTGGAGAAGCACTTGGTGAACCAATGCTAGCACATGGCTTAGCTACGAAAGAGAATGTTCGTGAAAAAGTGTTAGAAGTATTAGAACTATGTGGTTTAGCACCATATCATATTGATCGTTATCCGCATGAGTTTTCGGGAGGACAACGCCAGCGTATTGTTATTGCAAGGGCGATGGTATTAAATCCAGAATTTATTGTTGCTGATGAACCTGTTGCAGCATTAGATGTATCTATTCAAGCACAAATTATAAACTTGTTCAGTGAATTACAAGAGAAAAAAGGTTTATCCTATTTATTTATTTCACATGATTTAAGTGTTGTCGAACATTTATGTACAAAAATTGGAATTATGTATTTAGGGACAATTGTGGAAACAGCTCCCCGTGACAGGTTGTTTGCAAATCCGCTTCATCCATATACGAAAGCGCTGTTATCAGCTGTACCAATTCCTGATCCCACTGTAAAGCGAGAACGAATTATTTTGCAAGGTGA
This sequence is a window from Bacillus pseudomycoides DSM 12442. Protein-coding genes within it:
- the opp4C gene encoding oligopeptide ABC transporter permease translates to METIVTIKKKEKRKGNLTSPWRQAFTRIKKNKLALFGFYTLIFMFVFCFIGPFFSPYVSGTIQVTQINKPPNFSHWLGTDQLGRDILTRLMQAGRISLTIGLASMLLSVILGALLGAISGFYRGIVDHIIMRIADVLMSIPGLPLLIIMGAILSEWKLPSEYRLYVVMIMLSLIGWPGLARLVRGQILTLREQSFMQAADVLGLKDYRKIVHHLIPNVFPLLIVVATLGVAGAILSESALSYLGLGVVPPTPSWGNMISAANSLIDFQKRPWLWIPPGFAIFITVVSINLLGDALRDALDPKMKR
- a CDS encoding ABC transporter ATP-binding protein; its protein translation is MSKAVIELKDLQTHFHTEEGTVKAVNHVSFSVREGETVCVVGESGCGKSVTALSIMGLIAESGGIVGGDILYEGQSLLGMKEKELRSLRGNDIAMIFQEPMTSLNPVFTVGEQIVETLREHELLSKSEAYKKAIELIRKVGIARSDEIVHSYPHELSGGMLQRIMIAIALSCNPKLLIADEPTTALDVTIQAQILDLLRQVKEEFKTSILLITHDLGVVAEMADYVVVMYGGKVIEEAPVLELFQNPKHPYTKGLLKSKPVMGKRTDKLYSIPGQVPNLVGLDEFCYFSGRCERCMDICKNEAPGLGVHEDHHKVACWLYEERAEQ
- a CDS encoding ABC transporter ATP-binding protein, with translation MSEPLLEVKNLKTHFPIKGGVFGRTIGHVKAVDGVSFTINKGEVFGLVGESGSGKTTIGKTILRLVQKTEGEVKFKGQDVHTLSKEELRKYRPNMQLVFQDPFSSLNPRMRIGEALGEPMLAHGLATKENVREKVLEVLELCGLAPYHIDRYPHEFSGGQRQRIVIARAMVLNPEFIVADEPVAALDVSIQAQIINLFSELQEKKGLSYLFISHDLSVVEHLCTKIGIMYLGTIVETAPRDRLFANPLHPYTKALLSAVPIPDPTVKRERIILQGDIPSPANPPSGCRFHTRCPFATDICKQAVPEFRDVGEGHLVACHHV